In Anseongella ginsenosidimutans, one genomic interval encodes:
- a CDS encoding galactokinase, which translates to MIESLKEEFKRIYKETPQYIFFAPGRVNLIGEHTDYNGGMALPAAISQGTWLLVSPNNKNKFVLRTLNLDDYAEVLVSPHYRPTNIAWVNYPLGLISRFTQEASGNISGLNMLFSGNIPQGAGLSSSASIEMATALALNRIFQGGLEKIELVKMALEAENNFVGVNCGILDQYAVTFGEKDTALALDCSTVTHRPVPCKLGEYTLLVINTNKSRSLTESKYNERFAQCREALSLLQQESSLQSLCELSPAQFENLQYLIPDPVIARRARHVVEENARVNLAANALNKGDIELLGQLMFDSHASLRELYEVTGRELDLIVELSQRKGVAGARMTGAGFGGSAIALVHQAELKNYCCHLIKAYEKVIGYEPQIFPVKIEGGVRQL; encoded by the coding sequence ATGATCGAGTCTCTTAAAGAAGAATTTAAACGGATTTACAAGGAAACCCCACAGTATATATTTTTCGCCCCGGGCCGGGTGAACCTCATTGGGGAACATACCGATTACAACGGGGGCATGGCCCTGCCGGCTGCTATTTCTCAGGGCACCTGGCTGCTCGTCAGCCCCAACAATAAAAATAAATTCGTACTGAGAACACTTAATCTTGACGATTACGCCGAGGTACTCGTTTCCCCTCATTACCGTCCTACCAATATTGCCTGGGTTAATTACCCTCTGGGCCTTATCAGCCGGTTCACGCAGGAAGCTTCCGGCAACATTTCCGGGTTGAATATGCTGTTTTCGGGGAATATTCCGCAGGGAGCGGGCCTTTCTTCTTCTGCTTCGATAGAAATGGCGACAGCTCTTGCGTTAAACCGGATCTTCCAGGGAGGGCTGGAGAAGATTGAACTGGTAAAAATGGCCCTGGAAGCTGAAAACAACTTTGTTGGCGTCAATTGCGGCATTCTGGATCAATACGCGGTCACTTTCGGCGAAAAGGATACGGCATTGGCACTGGATTGTTCAACGGTTACTCACAGGCCGGTCCCCTGCAAACTGGGAGAGTACACGCTGCTGGTCATCAATACCAATAAATCGCGTTCGCTGACGGAATCAAAATATAACGAACGCTTTGCGCAATGCCGCGAGGCGCTGTCCCTGTTGCAGCAGGAAAGTTCCCTGCAGTCGCTTTGCGAGCTATCGCCAGCACAGTTTGAAAACCTGCAATACCTGATCCCGGACCCGGTTATTGCCAGGAGGGCCCGTCACGTGGTTGAAGAGAATGCCCGGGTTAACCTTGCTGCCAATGCGCTCAACAAGGGCGACATTGAATTACTGGGGCAGCTTATGTTTGATTCGCATGCCTCCCTCCGTGAATTATACGAAGTAACAGGACGCGAGCTTGACCTGATCGTAGAACTTAGCCAGCGGAAGGGAGTTGCAGGAGCCCGCATGACGGGCGCCGGCTTTGGAGGAAGCGCAATAGCCCTGGTTCACCAGGCTGAACTGAAGAATTATTGCTGCCACCTCATAAAAGCCTATGAAAAGGTAATTGGTTATGAACCGCAGATATTCCCTGTGAAGATCGAGGGGGGAGTAAGACAGCTTTAA
- a CDS encoding aldose epimerase family protein yields the protein MSVIKENSNLAIDGKTLCLIRLDNGRQTSLIMSNYGCLVLSWTVKDKRGEPCDIVLGFDNLENYLEKDYLENYPYFGVLVGRYANRIKDARFTLDGELYRLPANKGKDHLHGGFRGFDKAVWDVLEIDEVNNRVVFAYTSPAGEEGYPGNLEVQVSYTLTEDNKLVQEIRARTDQATPLNLTHHDYFNLNNGRGQINDHLLEIPADAYLEQDANLVVNGNLVPVENTWHDFRKEKKVGLDLSRVGEYDQSFVLNKRSGDLSLAATLRSADTGLCLRVYTTEPVCHLYTGKWIPGIKGKGGQQYGPFSGLCLEVQGHPNAVNIPAFPATVLRPGETYRQASSYEISVEAESAR from the coding sequence ATGAGCGTCATAAAGGAAAACAGCAACCTGGCAATAGATGGCAAGACTCTGTGCCTCATTCGCCTGGATAACGGCCGGCAAACTTCCCTGATCATGAGCAATTACGGATGCCTGGTCCTTTCCTGGACCGTTAAAGATAAACGGGGGGAGCCCTGCGACATCGTGCTGGGATTTGACAACCTCGAAAATTACCTGGAAAAGGATTACCTGGAAAATTACCCTTATTTCGGGGTATTGGTGGGAAGATACGCCAACCGCATTAAGGATGCGCGCTTCACCCTTGACGGTGAGCTTTACCGCCTGCCGGCTAATAAGGGAAAAGACCATCTTCATGGAGGATTCAGGGGTTTTGACAAGGCGGTTTGGGATGTGCTGGAAATAGATGAAGTGAATAACCGCGTAGTGTTCGCCTATACCAGTCCCGCTGGTGAGGAAGGCTATCCCGGTAACCTGGAGGTACAGGTTTCCTATACCCTTACCGAAGACAATAAGCTCGTGCAGGAGATCAGGGCCCGCACGGACCAGGCTACCCCCTTGAATTTAACCCATCATGATTACTTTAACCTGAACAATGGAAGGGGGCAAATAAATGATCACCTGCTGGAGATCCCGGCGGACGCTTACCTGGAGCAGGATGCAAACCTGGTTGTGAACGGAAACCTGGTTCCCGTTGAAAACACCTGGCACGACTTCCGGAAAGAAAAGAAAGTAGGCCTTGACCTTTCCCGCGTGGGCGAATACGACCAGAGCTTTGTGCTGAACAAGAGATCCGGGGATCTATCCCTGGCGGCAACGCTCAGAAGCGCTGATACCGGGCTTTGCCTGCGTGTTTATACGACCGAGCCGGTTTGTCATCTTTACACCGGCAAATGGATACCCGGGATAAAGGGAAAAGGCGGTCAGCAATACGGTCCCTTTTCAGGCCTTTGCCTGGAAGTGCAGGGCCATCCGAATGCGGTAAATATCCCTGCTTTTCCGGCTACGGTGCTTCGGCCGGGGGAAACCTACCGGCAGGCCAGCAGCTACGAAATTTCTGTCGAAGCCGAATCAGCCAGGTAG